The genomic region TTCGGAATAAGCTGCCAGTCTTTCATTCATTTCCACTCCATCCATCAGGAAATGTAATTCTTCCTCTGAAGCTGTATCTGCAACCTGGCGGATCTGTGCAATTGTCATCTGTTTCAACGTCTCAATCAGAGCATTATCTGATGCCTGTCCGTTTTCCTGATTTTTTTCATATATAATCTTTCCATTTTTCTCCAGATATACAAGATTCGTATGTGTTCCTCTGATGACCGATGTGATCATATCTGCTTCTGTCTTAATCTTACATTTCACATACAATCCCTGCTCCTGCTCTTTAATCTTCACGGATACAGCAGCCATACCGCACAGTTCTTTCATCTGTTCCAGAATTTCCGGTGTGATATCTTCCAGAAGTTCCAGCCCTTTTTCCGGATTCTTAAGATATGCTCCCAGTGCTGCTGCATATGGAAGTCCTACATAATCACAGCCTGGGATTCCTGCCGACATTCCATTTTTATAGATTCCTGCATTTACTTCCACTTCTATCGAGCGGATCTTATTTTCCGTCATTTTCCCTGCATTTGCTGCGCACAGTGCTACACATACCGGTTCCGTGCAGCCAAGTGCCGGAACTACGTCATTCTTTAAAAGTGTAATCATTTCTTCTTTTTTTAACATATCTCTTCCCCAAACTTTTTATTTCGACCAGGTTGGTTCTTCCTCTCCTGTATAGGCAAATCTGCCGTCATTCTTTTCTTCCAGTGCTTTGATCATATGATAGGTATAGTCATTATATGGTGTTGGAATCCCCAGTTCTTTTCCCATACGCATCAGCGCTCCGGAGAACATATCGATCTCCGTATGACGTCCTGCATCCAGATCCTGTAATGTGGAATAACGGGCCATTGGCGGAACCGCACTTCCCCGTCCGGACATTCTGTCCGCTTTACTGATGTCAATTCCTTTCGCTTCTGCAATTGCTTCCAGTTCTTTTTTCAAACCATTCTGAATTGCTTTCATATGTTCACTGTCCCGGTAACAGCCAACACCTGCTCCCAGGATTGCCTGTGGCAGATTATTGCAGACATTCAGACGGAATTTACACCACACTTCTTCTATTGCATATTCCGTTGAGCGGTAATGGATTCCCGTACCGGCAAACAGTTCTTTCACCGCCTTTACCCTTTCACTTTCGTATGGGGCTTCATATTCACCGAAGATGATCCCAAGTGTTGTCTCCGGATCGAAATGATATCCGTCCGCTTCTCTGTGTGACGCTACTTTAATCACAGCCGGAAGAATGTGTGACTTTCCAATCTGTTCTGCGATGATCTCTTCGCTGTCCACGCCATTCATCAGGCTCATTACACTGGTATCTTTTCCAACTATTTTTCGGATGCTTTCCAATGCTCCCGGTAATGCACCGTATTTTAACGAAACGATCAGGAAATCCACATTTTCTGCTTCCTCTGGTGTCCACACCTCCGGATGATAGACCTTTCCGTTGATTGCACAGCCCTGACGGCTCAGTCTTTCCTTTCTCTCTCCTTCGGCGATCACGCCAAGCTTTATATCTTCACGGTTCGCAAGTCCCCAGATCACATAGGAACCTACCGCACCTGCACCTAATACTGCAACTGATGTTATCTTCATGATTCTTGTCCTTTCATGTTCTGTCTCTGTTAATCCTCAGAATCGTCCGCCAGCACCTTCTCTTGCATACTTTTGTATCTACATGACCTGCCACTGGCAGCTCCTTACGAACACATGGCGATACCAAAAAAATGGCTGCAATCAGTTCCCTGACTGCAACCATTTTATCACATTTTTTATACTTCGGTAGGATTATTTCAATTTTCCGTATTCTTCATCGGATACTGCCTCGCACCATTCATTGGAAGTCTCTTCTCCCGAAACTTCTACTGCCCATGCCTTCGGCCATCCTGCATAGAATCCCACGTGTGTGATCACTGCTGCGATCTCTTTCTGTGTCACTCCGTGATCTTTGGCGTTCTGAAGATGGAATTTCAGGGAAGAATCTTCTTTCAATGCTTTCTTTGTTATCCCTGCTGTCCATTCGCCTGACGGATCATATCTTCCACAACGATATCAAAGATTTCTCCAACAGAATTGCAATACTCCAGTATCTTCCACGGCTCATTCGTATGGAAATGAATCTTCACCAGATCTTCATCACCTGCTGCGATCAGACTGTTACCTTCAAAATGTTCTGTAATATAATCTGCGATATCATCTTCATCCAGATCTTCGTCTCTTCTCTCGATCAGTAACTGTGTATCGTAACGATATGCGAACTGATCATCTTCTGCATCAATTGATTGAACTCCCATCTTTCTTATCCTCCGTTATCATTCCAAAATTCTTTACATCGGTGTTCCTACTTCGATCAGATTGCCATCCGGATCATAGAAACGGACCACCTTCTGCCCCCAGCTGTGTGTCATCAGCCGGTTGACATACCTAACATTAGGATACAACTTTTCAAGCTTTCTGGCAAATGCTTCGATATCCGGTTCTTCGAAATATAACTCACTGGCATGATTTTCCGGAATAATATCCTTATTCAGAACTTCTTTCCATATCTTTTCGTCCTGAAGTACCAGGCCTTCCGTTAATATCACATTGCCGTCATTGTCAAGAATTGTATTCAGTCCGAACAGGTCATGATAGAATTGTTTGGAATGTTCGATATCTTTTACAACAATTAATATATTTTTTAATCGCATTTCTTTTCTCCATTATGCATTGACTTTTCCCGGATTTCATTTTCCCTGAGCTTTATTTTATCCAGACTTTATTTTCCCTGCTCTGCCAGATATTCTTCTGTCAAAGCTACGGCATCTGCGATACACTGTGGACAACTGCAGAGAACTTTTCCTGTCTCCACACCTTTTAACTCCCGGCAGATGCAGGAACCATTTTTCTCTTTGAATTTTTCTACTTTGCTTCGGATCTTCTTATATGTATCCCCTTTGGTTCTGGATCCTTCTTCTGTGCCTCCCTGACTGTTATCAAGACCGATGATCATTGCCATTCCAGACAATGCACCACACATCTCCATCACGCCCATACCCAGACCAAAACCTTCTGCGATACGAAACATATCGTCTTCACTGATTCCGAATTCTTTGCAAAATGTACAGGCTACTGCCTGGGCGCAGTTGCATCCTCTCTGGTGTAATTCTGCTGCATGTTCTGCTTTTGTATTCATGTTAGTCTACTCTCCTTTTGGTTATATATTTTTACTTTTTATTTCATTTTTAGTTAATTCTTATCTATCTCCGTTTCCGATCTTAATCAGATTATTCATGCTTGCCGCTTCCAATGTATTTAATTGTTGTACCGTTAACTGTCGTAATAATTTCATCCGTTCTTTCTGATTCTTATTCTGATTAATCAAAATAGCATTATAACTCTCCTAATTTGCTAGTACCAACCTTTCCCCATTGCCCCTCCTGTTATAATATCGCATACTTTATTAAACCAAATTACTATTATT from Dorea longicatena harbors:
- a CDS encoding C-GCAxxG-C-C family protein; the encoded protein is MNTKAEHAAELHQRGCNCAQAVACTFCKEFGISEDDMFRIAEGFGLGMGVMEMCGALSGMAMIIGLDNSQGGTEEGSRTKGDTYKKIRSKVEKFKEKNGSCICRELKGVETGKVLCSCPQCIADAVALTEEYLAEQGK
- a CDS encoding ketopantoate reductase family protein, which gives rise to MKITSVAVLGAGAVGSYVIWGLANREDIKLGVIAEGERKERLSRQGCAINGKVYHPEVWTPEEAENVDFLIVSLKYGALPGALESIRKIVGKDTSVMSLMNGVDSEEIIAEQIGKSHILPAVIKVASHREADGYHFDPETTLGIIFGEYEAPYESERVKAVKELFAGTGIHYRSTEYAIEEVWCKFRLNVCNNLPQAILGAGVGCYRDSEHMKAIQNGLKKELEAIAEAKGIDISKADRMSGRGSAVPPMARYSTLQDLDAGRHTEIDMFSGALMRMGKELGIPTPYNDYTYHMIKALEEKNDGRFAYTGEEEPTWSK
- a CDS encoding VOC family protein: MRLKNILIVVKDIEHSKQFYHDLFGLNTILDNDGNVILTEGLVLQDEKIWKEVLNKDIIPENHASELYFEEPDIEAFARKLEKLYPNVRYVNRLMTHSWGQKVVRFYDPDGNLIEVGTPM